In Vibrio syngnathi, the following proteins share a genomic window:
- the malE gene encoding maltose/maltodextrin ABC transporter substrate-binding protein MalE — protein MKPLLKTLSICTLAALFNAPAFAMEEGEITIWINGDKSYAGLAEIGKQFEEDTGVKINVQYPDSLEAKFQQHAATGGGPDIIFWAHDRFGGYAESGLLHELNPSKEFKEKLVDFSWDAVTVNGKVVGYPLAIEAPSLIYNKDLLPNPPKTWEELAAIQKEMAKQNKKAIMWDVKNAYFTWPMISAGGAFAFEKTATGYDAKSTGVNNAAGVRGLQFLVDMVNQGVVNPNMDYSVAEAEFTNGNVAMTINGPWSWGNLDKLGVNYGVAELPTLNGGKGNPFVGILSAGINAASPNTDLAVEFLENYLFQDDALKTMNDDKPLGAVTLKSFQKILESDDRIKSTMTNAENGEIMPNIPQMTAYWFAEGAAIDNAMQGKQTVREALDTAAKQITK, from the coding sequence ATGAAACCTCTATTGAAAACACTGTCTATTTGTACCCTTGCTGCTCTTTTCAATGCACCGGCTTTTGCTATGGAAGAAGGTGAAATCACAATCTGGATCAACGGCGATAAAAGTTATGCCGGGCTTGCTGAAATTGGTAAACAATTCGAAGAAGATACTGGTGTAAAAATTAACGTTCAGTACCCAGATTCACTGGAAGCTAAATTCCAACAACACGCAGCAACTGGCGGCGGCCCTGACATCATTTTCTGGGCACACGACCGTTTTGGTGGCTACGCAGAATCAGGGCTACTTCACGAACTTAATCCAAGTAAAGAATTCAAAGAAAAGCTTGTCGACTTCAGTTGGGATGCGGTGACAGTCAACGGTAAAGTTGTGGGCTACCCTCTAGCAATCGAAGCACCTTCTCTAATCTACAACAAAGACCTACTTCCAAACCCACCAAAAACATGGGAAGAGCTTGCTGCCATTCAGAAAGAGATGGCTAAGCAAAACAAAAAAGCCATCATGTGGGATGTAAAAAATGCGTACTTCACTTGGCCGATGATCTCTGCCGGTGGTGCCTTTGCGTTTGAAAAAACAGCAACAGGCTATGACGCTAAAAGCACAGGTGTTAACAATGCAGCGGGTGTTCGCGGCCTTCAATTCTTAGTTGATATGGTAAACCAAGGGGTAGTTAACCCGAATATGGATTACTCAGTAGCAGAAGCAGAGTTCACCAATGGCAATGTGGCAATGACCATTAATGGCCCTTGGTCTTGGGGTAACTTAGACAAGCTTGGTGTTAATTATGGCGTTGCTGAACTACCAACATTAAATGGCGGTAAAGGTAACCCATTTGTTGGAATCCTAAGTGCGGGTATCAATGCTGCGAGTCCAAATACTGATCTTGCTGTCGAGTTCTTAGAAAACTACCTATTCCAAGACGACGCTCTGAAAACCATGAATGATGACAAGCCTCTTGGCGCGGTAACACTAAAATCATTCCAAAAAATTCTTGAGAGCGATGATCGCATCAAATCAACCATGACGAATGCTGAAAACGGCGAAATCATGCCAAACATCCCGCAAATGACGGCTTACTGGTTCGCTGAAGGTGCGGCTATCGATAACGCAATGCAGGGTAAGCAAACCGTTAGAGAAGCGCTAGACACAGCAGCTAAGCAAATTACCAAATAA
- a CDS encoding amylo-alpha-1,6-glucosidase — translation MAQRMLCLFCFGNQLAMQIPTLYLKGTFNGWGLDTPLFKEQDGSYRANLCLSTDLYRFKISDSDGTKQWTLSGHESEATLCELEQAMPLINTQGIGNDLLFSPAVAGQYSLKVQFSSSTPTITVTKGEYNDLSTPQREPVNAHLIEVAESQPSWQHPEFAMPHDQLFQQLTISETQSFPFVFGDNVDGYYHGATYSYVNGGKYRHHQGWILGTFASYTNGKFNNKLEAERASLTPYGIEHHYENSRESLSLIQGSRLVSLTVSSTKPSALSLIPELNIPTTHSKVHISDSNIVIELSPQVCPDGCPRFIAIASNHAVHAREISLDAHPELRDLVQLSESNAKFMLTTSDNQTELIVYLGFAETLEAASSLVNQAVKSNEHVLHQQRVYEFLTKNYLWTNDLEYNQAVMWSRLASRTFVSHEFGTGIWAGLPWFKDCWGRDTFIALSGTSLVNGLFSEAKEIIENFASMQMLDENSKNYGRIPNRVTSKTNIIYNTTDGTPWMIREALEYINYSGDVAFAKAIYPTLKRFITGVEKHYLNNDGLNEGSLNKDSLNKDSLMAHRHPDTWMDAKIDGMTPWSPRGPKANDIQALWFESLNCAIQLANLVGDSESEKSWTIQAGKVKESFATKFWDGKNHRLADHLSQDDVPDYSVRPNQLMTISIPQKNQLNQNEREQYIVKNAVETLLFPWGICSLQQEHVDFHPYHDNQVMYHKDAGYHNGTIWGWNAGFTITALNKFKQQDLSYQLSKNLAKQILTQGCRGTMSENLDAYQEDDRNLVESGTFAQAWSVSEYARNAQQDYLGYCPRLLDNQIHLTPNFPCCWSELVASLPFGQGNQLRLSFESKNGISHYKIQSNLEDTVSPEITLVLTLDINHESVAVISTPLTPSLEIMIDSHQQQVTVNDKQAQFEIQPKPNNAILRDLQFAKPDFTRQHNSLMSKDYLLNKRNKQKLSAAKD, via the coding sequence TTGGCACAGCGCATGCTGTGCCTTTTTTGTTTTGGAAATCAACTCGCTATGCAAATCCCTACTCTTTACCTAAAAGGTACGTTCAATGGTTGGGGGTTAGACACCCCATTGTTCAAAGAGCAAGACGGCTCCTATCGAGCAAACCTATGCTTATCTACCGACCTTTATCGCTTCAAAATTTCGGATTCAGATGGCACCAAGCAATGGACACTTTCAGGGCATGAAAGTGAAGCCACTCTCTGTGAATTGGAACAAGCAATGCCGCTTATCAATACACAAGGCATTGGCAACGACCTACTGTTCTCTCCTGCTGTCGCTGGTCAATACTCCTTGAAGGTGCAATTCAGCTCTTCGACGCCAACGATCACCGTAACCAAAGGGGAATACAATGATCTATCAACACCTCAACGCGAGCCTGTTAACGCACATCTGATAGAAGTTGCGGAGTCGCAGCCTAGCTGGCAACACCCTGAATTTGCAATGCCACATGACCAACTATTCCAGCAGCTCACCATCTCAGAGACACAGTCATTCCCGTTTGTGTTCGGGGATAATGTCGATGGTTACTATCATGGAGCAACCTATAGCTATGTAAACGGTGGTAAATATCGTCACCACCAAGGTTGGATACTGGGAACCTTCGCCAGCTATACCAATGGCAAATTCAATAACAAGTTAGAGGCTGAGCGTGCCAGCCTGACGCCTTATGGTATTGAACATCATTATGAGAATAGTCGAGAGTCGCTGAGCCTAATTCAAGGTTCCAGACTCGTATCACTTACGGTTTCATCAACAAAACCGAGCGCTTTAAGCCTAATTCCAGAACTCAACATACCGACAACGCACTCTAAAGTTCATATTTCAGACTCAAACATCGTCATAGAACTCAGCCCTCAAGTTTGCCCAGACGGCTGCCCAAGATTTATCGCCATCGCGAGCAACCATGCAGTACATGCGCGAGAGATCTCGCTAGACGCTCACCCTGAACTTCGCGACCTAGTTCAGCTCTCAGAGAGCAACGCAAAATTCATGCTCACGACGTCAGATAACCAAACTGAACTCATCGTCTATCTCGGCTTTGCTGAAACTCTTGAAGCCGCTAGCTCATTGGTTAATCAAGCGGTCAAAAGTAACGAACACGTTCTTCACCAACAGCGAGTTTATGAGTTCTTAACCAAGAATTATTTGTGGACCAACGACCTTGAATACAACCAAGCCGTCATGTGGTCGCGCCTTGCAAGCCGAACCTTTGTGAGTCATGAATTTGGCACGGGCATTTGGGCTGGCTTACCTTGGTTTAAGGACTGTTGGGGCCGCGACACCTTTATCGCCTTGTCCGGCACAAGCTTGGTTAACGGGCTGTTTAGTGAAGCAAAAGAGATCATTGAAAACTTTGCGTCCATGCAGATGCTCGACGAAAACTCCAAAAATTACGGCCGAATCCCGAACCGAGTGACGAGTAAAACGAACATCATTTATAACACCACCGATGGTACTCCTTGGATGATTCGTGAAGCCCTTGAGTACATCAACTACTCTGGCGATGTGGCGTTCGCTAAGGCCATTTATCCCACTCTCAAGCGTTTCATCACGGGTGTCGAAAAACACTACTTGAATAATGATGGCTTGAATGAAGGTAGCTTAAATAAAGACAGCCTGAATAAAGACAGTCTGATGGCACATCGCCACCCTGATACGTGGATGGATGCAAAAATTGATGGGATGACACCTTGGTCTCCTCGCGGGCCTAAAGCCAATGACATCCAAGCTTTGTGGTTTGAAAGCTTAAACTGCGCTATTCAACTCGCTAATCTGGTGGGCGACTCTGAATCAGAAAAGAGCTGGACAATCCAAGCAGGAAAAGTGAAAGAGAGTTTCGCCACCAAGTTTTGGGATGGTAAAAACCATCGCCTAGCCGATCATTTATCACAAGATGATGTGCCTGATTATAGCGTGCGCCCGAATCAGTTGATGACGATTTCAATTCCTCAGAAAAATCAGCTTAATCAGAATGAAAGAGAGCAATACATCGTCAAGAACGCGGTAGAAACGCTATTGTTCCCATGGGGCATCTGCTCCTTACAACAAGAGCATGTCGATTTTCATCCTTATCACGACAATCAAGTCATGTACCACAAGGATGCGGGTTATCACAACGGGACGATCTGGGGGTGGAATGCGGGCTTTACCATTACGGCGCTCAATAAGTTTAAGCAGCAAGATCTCAGTTACCAACTATCAAAAAACTTGGCAAAACAGATCCTTACACAAGGCTGTAGAGGGACAATGAGTGAGAATTTGGATGCGTATCAAGAAGATGACCGCAACCTTGTAGAATCAGGCACGTTTGCACAAGCCTGGTCTGTTTCAGAATACGCTCGTAACGCGCAACAGGACTATTTGGGATATTGCCCACGCTTATTGGACAATCAGATACACCTAACACCAAATTTTCCATGTTGTTGGAGTGAATTAGTGGCTTCATTGCCTTTTGGTCAAGGAAACCAGCTACGACTGTCATTTGAATCTAAAAATGGGATTTCTCATTACAAGATTCAGTCAAATCTAGAAGATACGGTAAGTCCCGAAATCACATTGGTGCTTACGCTAGACATAAACCATGAGTCTGTTGCCGTAATCTCGACACCATTAACACCATCGTTGGAAATCATGATCGACAGTCACCAACAACAGGTCACGGTTAACGACAAACAAGCGCAGTTTGAGATTCAACCAAAGCCAAATAACGCCATCTTACGAGATTTACAGTTTGCCAAGCCTGACTTTACAAGGCAACACAACAGCTTGATGAGCAAGGACTACTTGTTGAATAAACGCAATAAGCAAAAATTGTCAGCAGCCAAGGACTAG